A part of Acidobacteriota bacterium genomic DNA contains:
- a CDS encoding serine/threonine protein kinase encodes MGKTPIDKTTCHFREMAPEPVPEGSSSADAATVRTPVPPEDNLAASIREVEEKLLGPSGEAEKDPLVGTTVGPYRVNAFLGVGGMGRVYRATDTRLKRTVALKFLRVNDPESVARLLKEAQALAKLDHTHVCRVYDVGEIEGKPYIAMQYIDGVSLSQQAGHLYQEQKLRLVKAVAEGLGEAHRLGLVHRDIKPGNVMLEKAASGAWKPFVMDFGLARDTGEKGVSVTGEVVGTPLYMAPEQASGRVHEIGPRTDVYALGATLYELLAGQPLWSADNPIAIFASIVLEEPRPLRSIDRRIPEDLETVVMKCLEKDPAKRYADAAELAADLGRYLEGEPITARRASVAYRAWKKVRKHKAVAILALVSLALLATLSVLWARSAYLSARKVELAALFDREVRYVESFMAWVKSRPLHDTREELAFLRARLDRIRARMEREGPVALGPGHYALGRGLLALGDLTPARDHLRRAAEAYDFRTPDVCYYLGLTLMSLYQVEDRRIQVLDPAERPAALGKAIRELRNPALDYLREGRAVMSASPEYVEALLAFREGKSAAAEAKAREGLARFPWQADIQGLLTSILIERAPQPGAPEAPGNASTPLAQAAALVDDLVRRYPSDSEPRKQRMHLLYIHTKERLRAGDLAGAEKLLEQSRQERRACLVIDPAAAAETIMVLHIEFILSEHLIQNGIDSAPPVFDEGLREARKLVAASPALPEGYLFLGAFLQLRANALPSSDHPRAVALLEEATAVLRKGEALAGEGGANFSVQLGNTRFGQSRILAAQGKDPGPALDEAIQAYRRALRVLSEEALMHQNLGVALLTKIRWELKAGRDPTPLIAEAKTSLGRALALDPDLELPGLGTAMLLQAEVAWDLLAGKDPQRPLDALRDLAAAPGLKGPARKQIFFMHFDTLVNLVFNDLSGGKDPRATLGEAVEALRNWETAAPASEPHNLTRLHFHYVEAQARLAKQESPFDALSAGETILETMISRQNKPNLFLYRARFHRLRGEYARMTGKSPDKEYRAAEAALGLVSGEVKPELSASLTAESATLLLDRALEAPDPIARRTLAVRASDTFREARARYALIALEYGPQIQRAREIAGNR; translated from the coding sequence GTGGGGAAAACGCCAATCGACAAGACGACCTGCCATTTCCGGGAGATGGCGCCGGAACCCGTCCCGGAGGGGTCGTCCTCCGCCGACGCGGCCACCGTCCGGACGCCCGTGCCCCCGGAGGACAACCTGGCCGCCTCCATCCGCGAGGTGGAGGAAAAGTTGCTCGGACCCTCGGGCGAGGCGGAGAAGGACCCGCTGGTGGGGACCACGGTGGGCCCCTACCGGGTGAACGCCTTCCTCGGGGTGGGCGGGATGGGGCGGGTCTACCGGGCCACCGACACCCGGCTCAAGCGCACGGTGGCCCTCAAGTTCCTCCGGGTGAACGACCCGGAGTCGGTGGCACGGCTGCTGAAGGAGGCGCAGGCCCTGGCGAAGCTCGACCACACCCACGTCTGCCGCGTCTACGACGTGGGGGAGATCGAAGGGAAGCCTTACATCGCCATGCAGTACATCGACGGGGTCTCCCTCTCGCAGCAGGCCGGGCACCTCTACCAGGAGCAGAAGCTGCGGCTGGTGAAGGCGGTGGCGGAGGGACTGGGGGAGGCGCACCGGCTGGGGCTGGTGCACCGGGACATCAAGCCGGGTAACGTCATGCTGGAGAAGGCGGCCAGCGGCGCCTGGAAACCCTTCGTCATGGACTTCGGCCTGGCGCGGGACACCGGGGAGAAAGGGGTCTCGGTCACGGGGGAGGTGGTGGGAACACCCCTGTACATGGCGCCGGAGCAGGCGTCGGGGAGGGTCCACGAAATCGGGCCCCGGACGGACGTCTACGCGCTGGGGGCGACCCTGTACGAACTCCTGGCGGGACAGCCCCTCTGGAGCGCAGACAACCCCATCGCCATCTTCGCCAGCATCGTGCTGGAGGAACCGCGCCCGTTGCGGTCCATCGACCGGCGGATCCCCGAGGACCTCGAGACTGTCGTGATGAAGTGCCTGGAGAAGGACCCGGCCAAGCGTTACGCCGACGCCGCGGAACTGGCGGCGGACCTGGGCCGCTACCTGGAGGGAGAGCCGATCACGGCGCGCCGGGCGTCCGTCGCCTACCGGGCCTGGAAGAAGGTCCGGAAACACAAGGCCGTCGCCATCCTCGCCCTGGTCTCGCTGGCCCTGCTGGCAACGCTTTCCGTGCTCTGGGCCCGCTCCGCCTACCTATCGGCGCGCAAAGTGGAGCTGGCGGCGCTCTTCGACCGGGAAGTGCGCTACGTGGAGAGCTTCATGGCCTGGGTGAAAAGCCGGCCCCTCCACGACACGCGGGAGGAGCTGGCGTTTCTCCGGGCCCGCCTGGACCGGATCCGGGCGCGGATGGAGCGGGAGGGGCCCGTGGCCCTCGGCCCCGGGCACTACGCCCTCGGCCGGGGGCTGCTGGCGCTGGGGGACCTGACCCCCGCCCGCGACCACCTCCGCAGAGCCGCGGAGGCGTACGACTTCCGGACCCCCGACGTCTGCTACTACCTCGGGTTGACCCTGATGAGCCTCTACCAGGTCGAGGACCGCCGAATCCAGGTCCTGGACCCGGCGGAGCGCCCGGCGGCCCTGGGAAAAGCCATCCGGGAGCTTCGAAACCCCGCCCTGGACTACCTCCGGGAAGGCCGGGCCGTGATGAGCGCTTCCCCCGAGTACGTGGAAGCCCTGCTGGCCTTTCGCGAGGGCAAGAGCGCCGCGGCGGAGGCGAAAGCGCGGGAAGGGCTGGCCCGCTTCCCCTGGCAGGCCGACATCCAGGGCCTTCTGACGAGCATCCTCATCGAACGCGCCCCCCAACCGGGCGCACCGGAAGCGCCGGGGAACGCCTCAACCCCGCTCGCGCAAGCCGCCGCCCTCGTGGACGACCTGGTCCGGCGCTACCCCAGCGACAGCGAACCCCGGAAACAACGGATGCACCTGCTGTACATCCACACGAAGGAACGCCTGCGAGCCGGGGACCTCGCCGGCGCCGAAAAACTCCTGGAACAGTCCCGGCAGGAACGACGGGCGTGCCTCGTCATCGACCCGGCGGCGGCAGCCGAGACGATCATGGTCCTCCACATCGAATTCATCCTGTCGGAACACCTGATCCAGAACGGGATCGACTCAGCCCCCCCGGTTTTCGACGAGGGGTTGCGGGAAGCCCGCAAACTGGTGGCAGCGTCACCGGCGCTCCCTGAGGGATACCTGTTCCTGGGTGCGTTCCTGCAGCTCAGGGCCAACGCGCTGCCGTCTTCCGACCACCCCCGGGCCGTAGCCCTCCTGGAGGAGGCCACGGCGGTCCTTCGCAAGGGGGAAGCCCTCGCCGGCGAGGGGGGCGCCAACTTCAGCGTCCAGCTCGGGAACACGCGCTTCGGGCAGAGCCGAATCCTCGCCGCCCAGGGAAAAGACCCCGGCCCGGCCCTGGACGAGGCGATCCAGGCCTACCGGCGGGCCCTTCGCGTGCTGAGCGAAGAGGCCTTGATGCACCAGAACCTGGGGGTCGCCCTCCTGACGAAAATCCGCTGGGAACTGAAAGCCGGGCGGGACCCAACCCCCCTCATTGCCGAGGCGAAGACTTCCCTCGGCAGGGCCCTTGCCCTCGACCCCGACCTGGAATTACCCGGCTTGGGGACCGCCATGCTGCTGCAGGCGGAAGTCGCGTGGGACCTCCTGGCGGGGAAGGACCCCCAGCGACCCCTCGACGCCCTGCGGGACCTGGCCGCGGCCCCGGGCCTGAAGGGCCCCGCCCGCAAGCAGATCTTCTTCATGCATTTCGACACCCTCGTCAACCTCGTATTTAACGACCTCTCGGGCGGGAAAGACCCCCGGGCGACCCTCGGGGAAGCGGTGGAGGCCCTGCGGAACTGGGAAACCGCGGCCCCGGCATCCGAACCGCACAATCTGACCCGCCTGCATTTCCACTACGTGGAAGCGCAGGCCAGGCTCGCGAAACAGGAATCACCGTTTGACGCCCTGTCCGCCGGAGAAACCATCCTCGAGACGATGATTTCCCGGCAGAACAAGCCAAACCTCTTTCTTTACCGGGCGCGTTTCCACCGCCTGCGGGGGGAGTACGCCCGGATGACGGGGAAGTCCCCCGACAAGGAATACCGCGCGGCAGAGGCTGCGCTCGGGCTCGTCTCCGGCGAGGTCAAACCGGAACTCTCCGCCTCCCTGACCGCGGAATCCGCAACCCTGCTCCTGGACCGCGCGCTCGAAGCCCCCGACCCCATCGCGCGGCGAACCCTGGCCGTCCGGGCCTCGGACACCTTCCGTGAGGCCCGGGCCCGCTACGCGCTGATCGCCCTGGAGTACGGCCCCCAGATCCAGCGGGCCCGGGAGATCGCCGGGAACCGGTAA
- a CDS encoding succinate dehydrogenase iron-sulfur subunit: protein MEHHQAPEIDDSKVIAEITFRVRRFDGTDPGAPSRFQDYKVPVMQGMTVLEGLIHLKAEVDPTLSWRASCRMGVCGSCGMFINGFPTLACQQQIMKLHAKVVVLEPLPNYPVVKDLVTDFSRLFEAHRRVKPYIVRKGTPPEKIEGEFGQTPDELVAYLQFSYCLKCGLCMSACPTVGSLPEFPGPQPLGQALRYVYDTRDEGFHERAEVVDTPFGIFRCHFAGACSEACPKGIDPAFAIQLLKKEIIRQSVLRGCPRKTAPVLSLERDDAVRKENIPPAPARTVE, encoded by the coding sequence ATGGAACACCATCAAGCCCCCGAGATCGACGACAGCAAAGTCATCGCCGAGATCACCTTCCGGGTCCGGCGCTTCGACGGGACGGACCCCGGCGCCCCTTCCCGGTTCCAGGACTACAAGGTCCCCGTCATGCAGGGCATGACCGTCCTGGAAGGCCTGATCCACCTCAAGGCGGAGGTCGACCCCACCCTCTCCTGGCGGGCGTCCTGCCGCATGGGCGTCTGCGGGTCGTGCGGCATGTTCATCAACGGCTTCCCCACCCTGGCCTGCCAGCAGCAGATCATGAAGCTTCACGCGAAGGTGGTGGTCCTGGAACCGCTGCCCAACTACCCTGTGGTGAAGGACCTCGTGACGGACTTCAGCCGGCTGTTCGAGGCCCATCGCCGGGTCAAGCCCTACATTGTCCGCAAGGGCACGCCCCCCGAAAAGATCGAGGGGGAGTTCGGCCAGACGCCGGACGAACTGGTCGCCTACCTGCAGTTCTCCTACTGCCTCAAGTGCGGGCTCTGCATGTCCGCCTGCCCCACGGTGGGAAGCCTCCCCGAGTTCCCGGGTCCCCAGCCCCTCGGCCAGGCGCTGCGGTACGTCTACGACACCCGGGACGAGGGTTTCCACGAACGCGCCGAGGTGGTGGACACCCCCTTCGGGATCTTCCGCTGCCACTTCGCGGGAGCCTGCTCGGAAGCCTGCCCCAAGGGGATCGACCCGGCCTTCGCCATCCAGCTCCTCAAGAAGGAGATCATCCGCCAGTCCGTCCTCCGCGGCTGCCCGAGGAAAACCGCGCCGGTCCTCTCCCTCGAGCGCGACGACGCGGTCCGGAAGGAGAACATCCCGCCGGCCCCCGCCCGCACCGTGGAGTGA
- a CDS encoding succinate dehydrogenase/fumarate reductase flavoprotein subunit yields the protein MAKRLKHDLLILGSGLAGLRAAVEASIVSGGELSIGLVSKVQLMRSHSVAAEGGTAAVLRPDEGDTLDLHAWDTVKGSDFLADQDVVFRFAEAMPAEILLLDKWGIPWSRTPGGRIDMRPFGGHSFPRAVYAADKTGFFEMQVLYDTLMKFANVKRYDEVFVTSVQVENGHFAGLTALDMATGEFLAMAGKALVIATGGTGRMFGFTTYAHTVTGDGMALAFKAGLPLKDMEFLQFHPTGLIPSGILMTEACRGEGGYLKNSLGERFMSNYAAEKMELAPRDLVSRSEMKEIEAGRGFKGPRGLDYIHLDLTHLGDAKIKDRLPLIREICLKFIGLEPAEQAIPIRPVAHYSMGGIHTDIDGKTPVDGIWSAGEAACVSLHGANRLGANSTGECLVYGKITGAEAAAHCKALKAVPEAKDAAVADEEKRLFEGLLKQEGKESHYALRGELAVTMDMNMGVFRTGEQMREAKAKVAELRERAKNIRVQDKGRVYNTDLMMAVELDFLLTCAMCSVEGALVREESRGGHARRDFPVRNDETWCKHTLAVRDGDGVRLDYLPVTITHWKPVERKY from the coding sequence ATGGCCAAACGTCTGAAACACGACCTGTTGATTCTGGGATCGGGGCTGGCGGGACTCCGGGCCGCCGTGGAGGCCTCCATCGTCTCCGGCGGGGAGCTGAGCATCGGCCTCGTGTCCAAGGTCCAGCTGATGCGCTCCCACTCCGTGGCCGCCGAGGGCGGGACCGCCGCCGTCCTCCGGCCCGACGAGGGGGACACGCTGGATCTCCACGCGTGGGACACGGTGAAGGGTTCGGACTTTTTGGCGGACCAGGACGTGGTCTTCCGTTTCGCGGAGGCCATGCCTGCCGAGATCCTGCTGCTGGACAAGTGGGGGATCCCCTGGTCCCGCACCCCGGGCGGCCGCATCGACATGCGCCCCTTCGGGGGGCACTCCTTCCCCCGGGCGGTCTACGCGGCGGACAAGACCGGTTTCTTCGAGATGCAGGTCCTCTACGACACCCTGATGAAGTTCGCCAACGTGAAGCGCTACGACGAGGTCTTCGTCACCTCCGTCCAGGTGGAGAACGGCCACTTCGCCGGCCTGACGGCCCTCGACATGGCCACCGGCGAGTTCCTGGCCATGGCGGGCAAGGCCCTGGTGATCGCCACCGGCGGGACGGGCCGCATGTTCGGCTTCACCACCTACGCCCACACCGTGACGGGGGACGGCATGGCCCTGGCGTTCAAGGCGGGCCTTCCCCTCAAGGACATGGAGTTCCTCCAGTTCCACCCCACCGGTCTCATCCCCTCCGGCATCCTGATGACCGAGGCGTGCCGGGGTGAGGGCGGCTACCTGAAGAACAGCCTCGGCGAACGGTTCATGAGCAACTACGCCGCCGAGAAGATGGAACTCGCGCCCCGCGACCTGGTCTCCCGCTCGGAGATGAAGGAGATCGAGGCGGGGCGGGGCTTCAAGGGACCCCGCGGTCTCGATTACATCCACCTCGACCTGACCCACCTGGGGGATGCCAAGATCAAGGACCGGCTCCCTCTCATCCGCGAGATCTGCCTGAAGTTCATCGGGCTCGAGCCGGCGGAGCAGGCCATCCCCATCCGCCCGGTGGCCCATTATTCCATGGGCGGCATTCACACGGACATCGACGGGAAGACCCCCGTGGACGGGATCTGGTCCGCCGGGGAGGCCGCCTGCGTCAGCTTGCACGGCGCCAACCGTCTCGGGGCGAACTCGACGGGCGAGTGCCTGGTGTACGGCAAGATCACCGGGGCCGAGGCCGCCGCCCACTGCAAAGCGCTGAAGGCCGTCCCGGAGGCGAAGGACGCGGCCGTGGCCGACGAGGAGAAGCGCCTCTTCGAGGGCCTGCTGAAGCAGGAGGGAAAGGAGAGCCACTACGCCCTCCGGGGTGAGCTGGCCGTGACCATGGACATGAACATGGGCGTCTTCCGGACCGGTGAACAGATGCGGGAGGCGAAGGCGAAGGTGGCCGAGCTGCGGGAACGGGCGAAGAACATCCGGGTGCAGGACAAGGGCCGGGTTTACAACACCGACCTGATGATGGCCGTCGAGCTGGACTTCCTGCTGACGTGCGCCATGTGCTCCGTGGAGGGCGCACTGGTCCGGGAGGAGTCCCGCGGCGGTCACGCGCGCCGCGACTTCCCCGTGCGCAACGACGAGACATGGTGCAAGCACACCCTGGCCGTCCGTGACGGCGACGGGGTCAGGCTGGACTACCTGCCGGTAACCATCACCCACTGGAAACCGGTGGAACGGAAATACTGA